GCTCCAGGTGGGGGGGTATCGATATATATAAAAATATACAACGAATCCCGCCCGGGAAAGGCTGACTTCAGTGCCCCTTCTCTGTCCGAGTGGTGTCGGTGGGACCTACTTCTCGAGGAGGACCTGGGCCTTCTGACCCCGACTGGCCAGATAGGTGGCCAGGGTCCAGGAGGGCACCAGATCCACGAAGGGCACCAGCTCCACCACAAAGCTGGGGAGGAAGGCCCAGTGCCAGCCCAGCAGGAGGGTCATGAGTCCCATGGTGACGATGTCCAGGCCTGCGTCCATGAACCACACCAGGGGGCCCGCCGCCTGGGCGGGGAGACTCATGAGTTGGAGGGCGTCCACCACGATGGCCAGCACATAGGCGATCCGGACGCGCCGGGTGCTCACCGGGGCGGCCATGTCAGGACCGGAAGAGGGGGGCGCTGCACTTGCGGCAGTTGCCCAAGTGGTGGGGGTTGCGTTCTCCACAGTGGGGGCAGATCAGTTCCCGCTTCCGTCGCCGCAGCACCAGGCGCAGATAGAGGAAGCCCAGCACCAGGACCAGGAGGACCCCCTTCTGCAGGGTGGAGAAGTGGAAGCCCGTCGGGCTGGCGGGTCGCTGGGAGGGGGCCTCGGTGATCTGGACAGTCTGCATGGTTCCAGGATGCCACCGTTGGGGGTCAGGCATGCCATCGCTGCGTTTCCGGCGCGATGGCAGGGTTTAATGGGATGCCTGAGGCAGCCGGGGAGAGCATCCCGGTCAGCCCATCTGAGCCCGGATTCTGCAAGCGAGTCATCTGAGGCCTGGGCAAGGCCCTGCGCCGGGAGTAAATGCAGAATCCGGGCTGCGAAGAGGGAGCCTCCGGGCCCTGCCCCGATGGAAGTGTGCCCTGCCTCCCCTCGGATGGGTGCCGCGATTCCCAGCGGGACATACTAGACTGACCTCCCGTGCTCAATTTCATCTGGATCGCCTTCATTCTCATTGGTTTCCTTGTGGCGCTGCTGCAGGCGTTCCGGGGCGACCTGGATGTCTTCACCCGGATGCTCACGGGGCTCTTCGACTCGGCCCGGACGGGCTTTGATATCTCCCTGGGTCTGGTGGGGATCATGAGCCTCTGGCTGGGCATCATGAAGATCGGCGAGCGGGCCGGGCTCATCCGGCTCTTCGGCCGGGCCCTGGGGCCCTTCTTCCGCCGCGTCTTCCCCGAGGTCCCGGCTGGTCACCCCGCCCTTGGCAGCATGGTCATGAACTTCTCGGCCAACATGCTGGGCCTGGACAACGCCGCCACCCCCCTGGGGCTCAAGGCCATGGGGGAGCTGCAGGAACTCAACCCGCAGAAGGACACCGCCAGCAACCCCATGATCCTCTTCCTGGTGCTCAACACCGCCGGGATCACCCTGATTCCCACCTCGGTGATCGCCATCCGGGCCAGCCTGGCGGTGAAGCAGGGGCTCACGGGCTTCAACGCCGCCGATATCTTCCTGCCGACCCTCCTGGCCACCTTCATCGCCTTCACCGTCGGGCTGGTCACCGTGGGCCTCTGGCAGCGCATCCAGCTTCTCAGCCGCCCCGTACTGGTGACGTACGGGGGCTTCTGCTGCCTGCTGGCGGGTCTCTATCTGGGGCTCCACCGGCTGCCCCCGGAGCGCATGGCCCAGGTGGTGGGGCTCCTGGGCAGCGGGCTGATCCTCCTGATCATCGTCCTCTTTGTGGCGGTGGCGGCGCTGCGCCGGGTGAACGCCTACGAAGCCTTTGTGGAGGGGGCCAAGGAGGGCTTCGGGGTGGCGGTGAAGATCATCCCCTACCTGGTGGCCATGCTGGCGGCCATCTCGGTCTTCCGCAGCAGCGGGTGCATGGACTACCTGCTCGGTGTCCTCCGCAGCGGCGTGCTGGCCCTGGGCCTCAATGGGGACTTCGTGCCCGCCCTGCCCGTGGGACTCATGAAGCCCCTCAGCGGCAGCGGTGCCCGGGGCCTCATGGTGGACGTGATGAACACCTACGGTGTCTCCTCCTTCCAGGGCAGGCTGGCCGCCATCATCCAGGGCTCCACCGAGACTACCTTCTACGTCCTGGCCGTCTACTTCGGCAGCGTCAACATCACCAAGGCCCGCTACGCCCTGGCCTGCGGCCTCATCGCCGATGCCGCCGGGATCCTCGGGGCCATCGGCATGGCGTATCTGTTCTATCGCTGAGCACCTCCACTTCGCGGGGGTGCTCAGGAGATGAAACCCTGTTAGTCGTCGCCGACCTTGAGGATCGCCAGGAATGCCTCCTGGGGGATATCCACCGATCCAATGGATTTCATCCGCTTCTTGCCTTCCTTCTGCTTGTTGAGCAGCTTCTTCTTGCGGCTGATGTCGCCGCCGTAGCACTTGGCGAGCACGTCCTTGCGCCGGGCCTTGACGTTGGTGCGGGCGATGATCTTGGCGCCGATGGCGGCCTGGATGGCCACGTCGAACATCTGCTGGGGGATGACTTCCTTCATCTTGACCGTCAGGGCTTGGCCCAGGGTCTGACTCTTGGAGGTGTGGACCAGGACGCTGAGGGCATCCACGGCCTCGCCGTTGACCAGGATGTCCATCTTGACCAGGGTGGACTCGCGGTACTCCTTCATGTGGTAGTCGAAGCTGGCGTAGCCCTTGGAGATGGACTTGAGCTTGTCGTAGAAGTCCAGCACCACCTCGTTGAGGGGCAGCTCGTAGACCAGCATCACGCGGTCCTTGCCCACGTATTCCAGGCGCTGCTGGATGCCGCGGCGGTCCTCGCAGAGTTTCAGCAGGCCGCCCACGAAGTCGGGGCGGGTGAGGATGGTGGCCTCGATGATGGGCTCTTCGATGTGGTCGATCTTGGGCAGGGGGGGCAGCTTGGCGGGGTTGTCCACATCGATCTGGGTGCCGTCGGTCTGAAAGACGTGGTAGCGCACCGAGGGGGCCGTGGTGATGAGGTCCAGGTTGTATTCGCGCTCCAGGCGCTCCTGGACGATCTCCATGTGCAGGAGACCCAGGAAGCCGCAGCGGAAGCCAAAGCCCAGGGCCTGGGAGGTCTCGGGCTCGTAATGGAAGGAGCTGTCGTTGAGCCGGAGCTTGTCCATGGCGTCGCGCAGATCCTCGTAGTCATCGCTCATGGTGGGGAAGATGCCCGCGAAGACCACGGGCTGGAGTTCCTTGAAGCCCTTGAGCATGACGGTGGAGGGCCTGGTGGAGTTGGTGAGGGCGTGGGTGATGGTGTCGCCCACCTTCACATCCGCCAGCTGCTTGATGCTGCCCGTGATGTAGCCCACCTCGCCCACGCTGAGCTCGTCCACCTTGGTCATCTTGGGGCTGAAGACCCCGATCTCATCCACCCGGTACTGGCTGCCGGTGCTCATGAAGACGATCTGCTGGCCGGGCTTCAGGGTGCCGTTGACCACCCGGACCAGGCTCACGACGCCCCGGTAGGCATCGTAGTAGCTGTCGAAGATCAGGGCCTGGAGGGGGGCCGCGGAGTCGCCCTGGGGGGCGGGCACATACTTGATGATGTTCTCCAGCACCTGCTGACAGTTCTCGCCGGTCTTGGCGCTGACATTGACGGCGTGCTCCGTGTCCACAAGGCCGATGACCTGGTCGATCTCCTCCAGCACCCGCTCGGGCTCGGAAGAGGGCAGGTCGGTCTTGTTGAGGACCGGGAAGATCTCCAGCTCGTTCTCCAGGGCCAGGTAGGTGTTGGCCAGGGTCTGGGCCTCTACGCCCTGGGTGGAGTCCACCACCAGGATGGCCCCCTCGCACGCAGCCAGGGAGCGGCTCACCTCGTAGGTGAAGTCCACGTGCCCCGGGGTGTCGATGAGGTTCAGCGTGTAGATCTGGCCATCCATCGCCGGGTATTTGAGGGTCACGGCATGGGCCTTGATGGTGATGCCCCGCTCGCGCTCGAGCTCCATGTCATCGAGGAGCTGAGCCTGCATCTCCCGCTGGCTGACCGTATGGGTCAGTTCGAGCAGGCGATCCGCCAGGGTCGACTTCCCGTGGTCGATGTGGGCGATGATGGAAAAATTGCGGATGAGCTTGGGGTCGGTCACGCACTACCTCGAACCGATCATTGTACCGAAGGTCGTCCATTTCCGTCCTCCGAGATATTCAAGGGCGGGCTTCGCGTTATGATGAGGGCTGCAGCGCCAACCATTCCTCTTTTCCCGGGTTGCCCTTGGATAACGCCTCCAACCCCTACCAGATCCTCCTGGTGGATGATCTCGCTCTCTTCCGGCGGCTTCTGGCGACCCGCCTGGGTGTGCTCGGAGTCCCCATCACCTCGGTGGCCACGGTGCCGGAGGCCAGGACCTGGCTGGAGGAGCAGAGGCCTGCCCTCATCCTCCTGGATGTGATCCTCCCTGGCGTGGATGGCTTCACCTACTGCCGGGAGTTGAAGGCCGACCCGCTCACGCGTGACATCCCCGTGATCATGCTCACGGACCTCAAGGCCAATGCCTATGAGCGCAGCCTTGAGGCCGGGGCGGACGACTACCTGCCCAAGCGGGTGGATGATGCCATCATGCGGATCCGGGTCAAACTGCACCTCCACTTGGCTGACCTCCGCAGGCGGGCCGGGTTCCGGCCTCTGCCCGAGGCGCCCGGGCAGATCGCCCTGGTCAGCTCCTCCTCCGTGGTCCATGCCCAGATCCCGGCCCAGTTTGCCGGCACCCCTCATGTCTTCCGCATCCTGAAGGAGGCCGAGGGGCTGGTGGAGGCCCTCAAACCCTCGGACACCCTCCTGATCCTGGACATGGCCATCGGCATCCAGGCCGTGGAGGACGCCCTCACCCAGGTCCGCATGGACCCCGATCTGGCCCATATCCCCATCCTCCTGCTCATGGAGAAGGAGGAGGCCGGACTCCTCGCCGGCATTGAGTTCATGGTGGATGATGTGATCTGGAAGCCCCTGAAGGCCCAGGTCAACCGGGCCCGCTTCGCCCACCTCCTGGAGATGGGGCTCCGCGCCCGGCAGGCCTGATGCTGTCCATGCTCCTTGCCACAGCCCTCACCCTCGGGGCCGCTCCCGTGTCGGGGCGCATCACCGACGGCCAGCGGGGTCTCCCCGGGGTCCGTGTCAGTGCGGATGGGGTGCCCCGGGTTGGTCCTTCCTCTGCCAAGCCCTTCGTCCTGACGGACGGGGAGGGGCGCTTCCAGATGGTCCCCCCCCCTGGAACTTCGTGCCTGGTCATCGAGAAGCCGGGCTGGCGCAGGGACTTCGTGCCCCTGGCCGAGCTCGCGGGGCCTGTCGCCATGCATCCAGCTTCCCAGGGGCGCCGCTCCCCTGTCCTGGTCGTGCGTCTCGCCTTTCCGGATCAGCCTGAGGGCCACTCCGATGGCGAGCTGCGGGACTTCCTCTTCTCCCGGGCTCCTGGGGTAGCCAGTGCCGCGAACTACTTCTACGAGATCTCCAAGGGTGAGCTGGAACTGGTGGAGGGGCGGATGATCCACCTTGTGGACCGGCAGCATCCTGCACCCCGGAGCGATGCCCAGCGCCGGAGTCTTCTCCAGGGTGTGATGAAGGCACTGCACCGGCAGGATCTCTCGGCCTTCGACCAGGTGGACAATGCCACCGGCGAGCCCCATCCCGATGGCAAGCCCGACCACCTCTGGGTGATCGTTCCCGGGGCCCCTGGGAACGTCACGGCCCGGGCTGGCGACCTCACCGCCAGCAACTTCATGGAACCCCTCCCCTGGCAGCCCTCCGAGCGCTGGCCCCTGCTCTTCATTACGGAGGAGACCCCCCTGGGGATCCTGGTGCATGAGGCCCTCCATGCCATGGGCGAGAACCGGGTGGACGACTACTACATGGGCCCCCGCAACCCCCTCACGGCGGGAGGCTGGGATGTGATGGACGCGGGGATCTTCCGGGGCTGGGACCGCCAGCACCCCGAGCAGGGGCCCTGGCAGCAGGACATGGGCTACAGCCCCGCCCAGCCCATGGGCTTCACCCGGGCCGAGCTCTGGTACCGGGGGGCCTTCCGCACCACGGTCTCCACCCTGCGGGTGAAGGGGCAATGGGAGGGATGGCTTGCGCCCCTGGAGCGCGCGCCCGGCAGCGATCCCCAGCGTCTGGTGGTACCGGATCCCCGGCGCCGGGGGCGCTTCTGGGAACTCTCGGTCCGGCGGCCCTGGGGCTTCGATGGGGGGCGGGTCGGCCAGCGTTGGGGTGCTGGCTACGAGGGCCTGGTGGTGGCCCGGATCCGGCCTGACCTGCTTTCCACTGATGGGCTCTCCAGGGGGCCCGTCCAGGTCCTCGATGCCCACCCCGGCACCCCCCAGCCCCCCAAACCGCGCTATCCCTGGGGAATGTGGCAGCTGGAGGATGCGGCTTTCAACCTGGGGCCCGGCGAGGTGTCCGCCGGGCAGGACGGGCCCTTGGTCTGGCAGGTCCTGGCCTTGGATGGGGCGGGGCGCATGAGGGTCAAGGTGGGGGTGAACTGACAGACCTCGCTATGCGATGCTTGAGGGGTCCCAAGGAGGTCCCCTTGCTCCGCTTCCGTGCTCTCGTCCTCAGCGCCCTCATCGCTCCCGTCCTGTTGCAGGCCGCCGACAAGCGCGCCTTCGGGATCGAGGATCTGTACCGCCTGAAAGGGGTGCAGCACCTGGCCCTGAGCCCGGATGGCAGCCGCCTGGCCTTCGAAGTCTCGACCATGGACCTGAAGGCCGCCAAGCGTGACACCCAGGTCTGGGTGCTGGAGACCGCCACTGGCAACCTGCGCCAGCTCACCCACTCGGGCAAGGCGGACACGGACCCTCAGTGGTCCCGGGACGGCCGGACCCTCTTCTTCGAGTCCAACCGGGAGGGGGCCGAGCAGCTTTGGGCCCTGGCGATGGCCGGGGGGGAGGCCCGGAGGGTGACGGGCTTCGAGCCGGGCATCGCTCTCTCAAGGGTCCTCCCCGATGGTCAGCAGCTGGTCTTCGAGGCCAGCGTCTTCCCCGAGTCGCCCGTCGATGGGGCCCGCCAGAAGGCTCTCGCGGAGAGGCTGGAGCAGGGTCCCGTGCAGGCCCATCTGGCCGATGGTCTCCTCTACCGTCACTGGACCTCCTGGCGGGACTTCCAGTACAGCCACCTCTTCCTCCGCGGGGCCGACGGCAGGCTCCAGGCCCTCAGCTCAGGTCCGCGGGACTACCCCGCCTTCGGCCAGACCTGGGACCTCAGCCCCGATGGGAGGGAAGTGTGCGTCACCACCTGCGCTGACCCTGTTCCGGCCCGCAGCACCAACCAGGATCTCTTCCTGATCAGTCTGGAGGGTGACCACACCCCGCGCTGCATCACCACCGACAACCCTGCGGCCGACCAGGACCCCAGGTATTCCCCCGATGGCCGCTGGATCGCATACAGGCTCCAGAGGCGTCCCGGCCATGAGTCCGACCGCTTCCGCCTGGCGGTGTACGACCGGGTGAAGGGCAGCACGCGGGTCCTTACCGAGGGTATCGACAACTGGGTCGAGAGCTTCCAGTGGTCTCCGGACGGCAAGGCCCTCTGGTTCACCCTGGATGAGAAGGGGCACACGCCCCTGCTGCGGGTGGATGTCCAGAGTGGGGCCCTGACCCGCATGCTTGAGGGGCAGACCTTCCATGAGTTCCAGGTCAGCCCCGACCAGAAGACGGTCTACCTGAACAAGACGCGGGTGGGTGAGCCGGTGGAGCTCTGGCGATACGGCTTCCAGGATCACCAGATGAAGTGCCTGAGCACCTTCAATCAGGCCGTGGCCAGCGAGGTGGATATCCGTCCTGCCGAGGAACTCTGGGTGAAGGGGGCCGACGGGCATCCCGTCCAGGTCTTCCTGGTCAAGCCCCACAACTTCGACCCCGCCCGGAAATACCCCCTGATCCTCAATGTCCATGGCGGGCCCCAGATGATGTGGTCCGACAGCTTCCGGGGCGACTGGCAGGTCTATCCCGGTGCGGGCTACATCGTGGCCTTCCCCAACCCCCACGGCTCCACCGGCTATGGCCAGGACTTCACCAATGCCATCAGCGGGGACTGGGATGGCAAGGTCATGACCGACATCGACAAGGTGACCGATCATCTGGCGGCACTCCCCTACGTGGACAAGGACCGCATGGGGGCCATGGGCTGGAGCTGGGGGGGCTACGCCATGATGTGGCTGGAGGGGCACAGCTCCCGCTACAAGGCCCTGGCGGCCATGATGGGTGTCTACGATCTGCGCTCCATGCATGGGGCCACCGAGGAGTTGTGGTTCCCCGAGCATGACCTCACGGGGACCCCCTGGGAGAAGCCCCAGGCCTATGAGCGCATGAACCCCAGCAGTGCCGTGAAGGGCTTCCGGACTCCCTGCCTGGTCATCACCGGAGAGCGGGACTACCGGGTGCCCTACACTCAAAGCCTCCAGTTCTTCACCGACCTGCAGGAGCGGGAGGTCCCCAGCCGCCTGATCGTCTTCAAGAACGACGGGCACTGGCCCGATACCCTCAAGTCCATGCCGGTCTACTACAACGCCCACCTGGAGTGGTTCCACCGCTTCCTCGGGGGTGACCCCGCTCCCTGGAAGACGGAGGACATGGTGAGGAACCAGGCCTTTGGCGAGGTCGGGAAATAGAAATTAAAAATTCATAATACGAGAGAGCGCACTGCGGTCCTTGAACCAGGCCTCGCCGATCAGATCCAGAATGTGCAGGGCCTCGGCAAGGCTGCCGGGGCCCTGTTCCTCTTCAGGCGTGCGGTGCTTGGGGACGCGGCGGCGCGAGGTGAGGAAGTCCTCCACATAGGGGTT
The sequence above is drawn from the uncultured Holophaga sp. genome and encodes:
- a CDS encoding nucleoside recognition domain-containing protein; translated protein: MLNFIWIAFILIGFLVALLQAFRGDLDVFTRMLTGLFDSARTGFDISLGLVGIMSLWLGIMKIGERAGLIRLFGRALGPFFRRVFPEVPAGHPALGSMVMNFSANMLGLDNAATPLGLKAMGELQELNPQKDTASNPMILFLVLNTAGITLIPTSVIAIRASLAVKQGLTGFNAADIFLPTLLATFIAFTVGLVTVGLWQRIQLLSRPVLVTYGGFCCLLAGLYLGLHRLPPERMAQVVGLLGSGLILLIIVLFVAVAALRRVNAYEAFVEGAKEGFGVAVKIIPYLVAMLAAISVFRSSGCMDYLLGVLRSGVLALGLNGDFVPALPVGLMKPLSGSGARGLMVDVMNTYGVSSFQGRLAAIIQGSTETTFYVLAVYFGSVNITKARYALACGLIADAAGILGAIGMAYLFYR
- a CDS encoding S9 family peptidase, which encodes MLRFRALVLSALIAPVLLQAADKRAFGIEDLYRLKGVQHLALSPDGSRLAFEVSTMDLKAAKRDTQVWVLETATGNLRQLTHSGKADTDPQWSRDGRTLFFESNREGAEQLWALAMAGGEARRVTGFEPGIALSRVLPDGQQLVFEASVFPESPVDGARQKALAERLEQGPVQAHLADGLLYRHWTSWRDFQYSHLFLRGADGRLQALSSGPRDYPAFGQTWDLSPDGREVCVTTCADPVPARSTNQDLFLISLEGDHTPRCITTDNPAADQDPRYSPDGRWIAYRLQRRPGHESDRFRLAVYDRVKGSTRVLTEGIDNWVESFQWSPDGKALWFTLDEKGHTPLLRVDVQSGALTRMLEGQTFHEFQVSPDQKTVYLNKTRVGEPVELWRYGFQDHQMKCLSTFNQAVASEVDIRPAEELWVKGADGHPVQVFLVKPHNFDPARKYPLILNVHGGPQMMWSDSFRGDWQVYPGAGYIVAFPNPHGSTGYGQDFTNAISGDWDGKVMTDIDKVTDHLAALPYVDKDRMGAMGWSWGGYAMMWLEGHSSRYKALAAMMGVYDLRSMHGATEELWFPEHDLTGTPWEKPQAYERMNPSSAVKGFRTPCLVITGERDYRVPYTQSLQFFTDLQEREVPSRLIVFKNDGHWPDTLKSMPVYYNAHLEWFHRFLGGDPAPWKTEDMVRNQAFGEVGK
- a CDS encoding response regulator produces the protein MDNASNPYQILLVDDLALFRRLLATRLGVLGVPITSVATVPEARTWLEEQRPALILLDVILPGVDGFTYCRELKADPLTRDIPVIMLTDLKANAYERSLEAGADDYLPKRVDDAIMRIRVKLHLHLADLRRRAGFRPLPEAPGQIALVSSSSVVHAQIPAQFAGTPHVFRILKEAEGLVEALKPSDTLLILDMAIGIQAVEDALTQVRMDPDLAHIPILLLMEKEEAGLLAGIEFMVDDVIWKPLKAQVNRARFAHLLEMGLRARQA
- the lepA gene encoding translation elongation factor 4, which gives rise to MTDPKLIRNFSIIAHIDHGKSTLADRLLELTHTVSQREMQAQLLDDMELERERGITIKAHAVTLKYPAMDGQIYTLNLIDTPGHVDFTYEVSRSLAACEGAILVVDSTQGVEAQTLANTYLALENELEIFPVLNKTDLPSSEPERVLEEIDQVIGLVDTEHAVNVSAKTGENCQQVLENIIKYVPAPQGDSAAPLQALIFDSYYDAYRGVVSLVRVVNGTLKPGQQIVFMSTGSQYRVDEIGVFSPKMTKVDELSVGEVGYITGSIKQLADVKVGDTITHALTNSTRPSTVMLKGFKELQPVVFAGIFPTMSDDYEDLRDAMDKLRLNDSSFHYEPETSQALGFGFRCGFLGLLHMEIVQERLEREYNLDLITTAPSVRYHVFQTDGTQIDVDNPAKLPPLPKIDHIEEPIIEATILTRPDFVGGLLKLCEDRRGIQQRLEYVGKDRVMLVYELPLNEVVLDFYDKLKSISKGYASFDYHMKEYRESTLVKMDILVNGEAVDALSVLVHTSKSQTLGQALTVKMKEVIPQQMFDVAIQAAIGAKIIARTNVKARRKDVLAKCYGGDISRKKKLLNKQKEGKKRMKSIGSVDIPQEAFLAILKVGDD